The genomic interval ACCTCGACTGCCAGATTCTCCGCCCCGTGACGGAGGGCGTTCTCCACAAGGTTCCGGCACAGGATGGCGAAGGCATCGGGGTCGATGTCCGACTGGACAGCCGCGTCGGGAAGAGTGAGCCCAATGCGGCCAGGCGCGGTCGCGCGTCCGAGATCGTCCACCACCACACGGGCGACCGCCCTCAGGTCGGCGCTCCGGTCCATCCGCAGCCGCCCGCCTTCGGCCCGCGCAAGCTGCATGAGGCGTTCGGAAAGCCGGGTCAGGCGCTTGAGCGTCGCCTCAATTTCGGCGGCACGCACTTCGGTGGCCGGCTCGTGCGTCTCCGCCCTCAGCCGCTGCGCCTGAGCGATTGCTCCGGCCAGCGGCGTTCTCAACTCGTGGGCCGCGTTCGCGGCAAAACTGCGCTCGGCCTCGAACGCCGCGCGCAAGCGGGCCAGAAGGCCGTTGAGCGTCTTGGCCAGTGGACCAATCTCCGTCGGCAGATCGCTGGCAGGAACCTCCGACAGGTCGCGGGCGCCGCGCGCCTCCAGCCGAGCACGGAACCGACGCAGCGGATCGAGGCTGAAGCGAACGGCAAGAATGATCGCCACCAGCGCGATCGGCAGCACGATGAGCAGCGGCAGGCCGAGGCCCATCTGGATCTCCCGCGCAACCGACGCGCGATGGGCCAGCGGCTCGGCCACGGTGATCCGGATCGTGTCCTGAAGCGCTGCATCGCTGTAGAACCGGTGGGTGGCGGTCTGACGGAAACCGGGTCCGTCCCAAGGCGGGAACACGGCAGGGTCGGCCGCATGAGATTGCAGCAGGATGCGCCCCTCGCCATCGCGCACGAGGTAGGTGAAGAACTCGTCGTGCTCCCGGATGGGCGCGAGCCGCTGCGTCACGCCCTGATCTTCGCGGCCCACGATATCGGTCACCGCCAGCGGGAGGATGCGTTCCGCTGTCTCCTGCAGGGCGCTGTCAAAGACCTCGTCCAGCTCGCCCCGGACGATTACGGCCGTCACCGTCGCAGCGAGCAGCCACAGCACCGTCAGCGCCAGGCCGAGCGACAGGCCGAGTCGGCCCTGAAGGCTCGCGGGCCATCTCATGATTTGCCGAGCCTGTAGCCCATGCCGCGCTCGGTCTCGATGACCGAAGCCCCGAGCTTCTTGCGCAGGCGGCTCACATGGACCTCGATGGTGTTGCTCTCCACCTCCGCGTCGAAGGCGTAAAGCTTCTCCTCCAGCTGTGCCTTTGACAGCAGCTGACCGGGGCGCGCGAGAAAGGCTTCGAACAGCGCCCATTCCCTTGCGGTCAGTTGCACCGGCTTGCCGTCGCGGTGAACGCTGCGGG from Paracoccus sp. MA carries:
- a CDS encoding ATP-binding protein, producing MRWPASLQGRLGLSLGLALTVLWLLAATVTAVIVRGELDEVFDSALQETAERILPLAVTDIVGREDQGVTQRLAPIREHDEFFTYLVRDGEGRILLQSHAADPAVFPPWDGPGFRQTATHRFYSDAALQDTIRITVAEPLAHRASVAREIQMGLGLPLLIVLPIALVAIILAVRFSLDPLRRFRARLEARGARDLSEVPASDLPTEIGPLAKTLNGLLARLRAAFEAERSFAANAAHELRTPLAGAIAQAQRLRAETHEPATEVRAAEIEATLKRLTRLSERLMQLARAEGGRLRMDRSADLRAVARVVVDDLGRATAPGRIGLTLPDAAVQSDIDPDAFAILCRNLVENALRHGAENLAVEVTLTADGRLVVANDGPVVPREMLDRLTARFERANASTDGSGLGLAIVAAIANRIGSSLVLKSPRPGATSGLEASLILPTDSPRFGAGRDA